A segment of the Streptomyces pactum genome:
GGTCCCGCCGGACGAGACGGGCGCCTTCATGCGGGTCGTGGAGGCGATCCGCCGGGCACCCGACCCCGAGCCGCTGCCCGACGCCGCCTGGCACCGCGTCCCCGGCGAGCGCCGCCGCGTGGTCCCCGGCATCGACGGCCTGGTGGCCGCCGCGGCCGACACCCTGTCCCTCTACTCCGAGCTGGGCGCGCCCTGGGCGCCGCGCACGGAGCGCCCGCTGAACGAGGTGAGCACCCGATGACCGGCAACGACACCCCGGTGCTGCGCGTGGCGGGCCGTCCCGTGGGCCGGTACGTCACCCGACCCGAACTGCCCACCCGCCTGTCCCCGCGCCCCTACCTGCACCCCGTCACCACCCTGGCCGGCACGGCCGTGACCGAGTTCGGTCCCGCCGACCACCTCCATCACCTCGGCGTCGGTGTCGCCGTTCCCGACGTCGAGGGGCACAACTTCTGGGGCGGGCGCACCTACGTGCGAGGCCGGGGGCCGACCGAGCTGGACAACCACGGCGCGCAGCGGCACAGCGCCTTCCAGCTCCGCGACCCCGACGGCTTCGTCGAGGAGCTGCGCTGGGTCGCCGCCGGCGGCGAACTGCTGCGCGAGCGCCGCACCGTCGCCGCCACCGGACTCACCGCCACCGCCTGGGCGCTGGACTTCACCTTCTCCCTCACCAACGTCACCCCGGACCCGCTCACCATCGGCAGCCCCGCCACCAACGGGCGCCCCGGTGCGGCCTACGGCGGCTTCTTCTGGCGCGCCCGCAAGGAGAGCGCGGCCCCCGGGGTCTTCACCGCCGACCGAGCGGGCGAGGGGGCGGTCCACGGGACCCGCGCCGACTGGCTCGCCCTGACCGGGGAGACCTGGACGCTGGTGTTCGCCGGGGCCACGGACCGCACGCGGCGCGACCCGTGGTTCGTGCGCACCGAGGAGTACCCGGGCGTGGGTTCCTCCCTGGCCCACGACGAACGGCTGGCGGTCGCCCCCGGCGACACCGTCGTGCGCCGGATCGTCACCGTCGTCGCCGACGGCCGGCTCGACGCCGACGGCGCCGCGACCCTCGTACGAAAGGCGGTGAGCCCGTGACCCCCGAGATCGCGGAGACGTACACCAACCCCGTCCTGAACGCCGACTGGTCCGACCCGGACGTCGTCCGCGTCGGCGACGACTTCTACCTCACCGCTTCCAGCTTCGGCCGCGTCCCCGGCCTGCCGCTCCTGCACTCCCGCGACCTGGTCAACTGGTCCCTGGTCGGGCACGCCCTGCCCCGCCTGGAACCGGCGGCGGCGTTCGCGGCGCCCCGCCACGACTGCGGCGTCTGGGCCCCGTCCCTGCGCCATCACGCGGGCCGCTTCTGGATCTTCTGGGGCGACCCCGACCACGGGATCTTCCAGGTCAACGCCCCCGAGATCCGCGGCCCGTGGACCTCGCCGCACCTGGTGAAACCGGGCAAGGGCCTGATCGACCCCTGCCCCCTGTGGGACGACGAGCAAGGCGAGGCCTACCTCGTGCACGCCTGGGCCAGGTCCCGCTCCGGTATCAAGAACCGCCTCACCGGCCACCGCATGCACCCCGACGGCACCGGACTCCTCGACGAGGGCAAGGTGATCGTCGACGCCGACCGCCTGCCCGGCTGGTTCACCCTGGAGGGCCCCAAGCTCTACCGGCACGACGGCTGGTTCTGGATCCTGGCACCCGCCGGGGGCGTGGAGACCGGCTGGCAGGGCGCCTTCCGCTCCCGCGGCTTCTTCGGCCCGTACGAGGAGAAGGTCGTCCTGGAGCAGAAGGACACCGACGTCAACGGCCCCCACCAGGGCGGCTGGGTGCGCACGGCGGCCGGCGAGGACTGGTTCCTGCACTTCCAGCAGCGTGGCGCGTACGGGCGGGTGGTCCACCTCCAGCCGATGAGGTGGGGGACGGACGGCTGGCCGGTGCTCGGCCGGGACGGCGCCCCGGTCACCGAGCACGCGCGCCCCGCGCTGCCGCCGCAGCCGCCCGCCGCACCCGCGACCGACGACGACTTCCCCGGCGGACGGTTCGGCCGCCAGTGGTCGTGGACGGCCAACCCCCGCGACGGCTGGGCCACCCAGCACTCCGGGGACGGACTGCGGCTCGCCTGCGTCCGCTCGGCCGACGCGCACGACCTGCGCGGACTGCCGAGCGTGCTCACGCAGCGGCTGCCCGGCGGCCCCGCGGTGATCGAGGTGGAGCTGCGCCTGGACAGCGAGGAGCCGGGCGCGCGGGCCGGGCTCGCGGTGCTCGGCGACGCCTACCGCTGGATCGGGCTCCAGCGGGGTGCGGACGGGACCGTGCACCTGGTGCACCGGTTCGCCGAGCCGGTGGCCCGGGCCGAACGGGACGCCGACCACCCCCGCCCCGCACCGGGGGGACGGGTACGGCTGCGGATCGAGGCCGCCCCCGGGGCACGCTGCCGCTTCTCCTACGACCTCGGCGACGGGCCGCGCCCCACCGGCCAGGAGTTCGCCGCCACCCCGTGGCGCTGGGTCGGCGCCCTGATCGGCCTGTTCGCACTCGCGCCCGCCGGCCAGGGACACGCCGGCGCGGCCACCTTCACGCGGTTCCGGATCGGACCCCGCTGACCCACCTCACCCGTACGCCTGTTGGGAGCCGCAATGACGCACCTCCGTAGCAAGCGCTTGCCAGGAACCGGCAGGACCCTGGCCGCCGTCCTCGGCCTGGTCGCCGCCCTGGCCCTCGGGACGGTCGGCGAGACCCAGGCCGCCCCGGCCCATGAGACGGGGGCGCCTCGTCACTCCGACCGTGCGCACGGCTTCGCCTCCCTCGCCGGCGGCACCACCGGCGGCGCGGGCGGCGAGGTCGTCACCGTCACCGACCAGGCCGCGCTGGCGAAGTACGCGGCGGCGAAGGAGCCGTACGTCATCCGGGTGGCGGGCTCGATCGCGGTCGCGCCCTTCGGCTCGGACATCGTGGTCGGCTCCGACAAGACGATCATCGGCGTCGGCGACACCGGCGAGATCGTCCACGGCGAGCTGCACCTGAACCCCGGCACGCACAACGTGATCATCCGCAACCTCACGATCCGCGACAGCTACGTCGAGGGCGACTGGGACGGCAAGACCACCGACTTCGACGCGATCCAGATGGACTCCGTCCACCACGTCTGGATCGACCACAACCGCCTCACGCACATGGGCGACGGCCTGCTCGACATCCGCAAGGACAGCGAGTACGTCACCGTCTCCTACAACCGCTTCGAGAACCACAACAAGGCGCTCGGCATCGGCTGGACGGACAACGTCCGCACCCAGATCACCATCGACCACAACTGGTTCACCGGCACCAAGCAGCGCAACCCGTCCGCCGACAACTGCGCCTACGCGCACCTGTACAACAACTACCTCTCCGCCCAGGTCGCCGACGGCGACCCGCTGTGGACGTACGGGAACTGGGCGCGCGGCGCGACGCGGATGGTCATCGAGAACAGCTACTACGACGGGGTCCAGCACCCCTACCAGGCGGACGCCACCGCGGAACTGGTGCAGCGCGGATCGATCCTGAAGGACACGGCCGGCCGGCACGACGCCTGGGGCGACGCCTTCGAACCCCGCGACTTCTACGACTACCGGCTCGACCCGGCAGCCGCCGTTCCGGCGCTGGTCAAGCGCTTCTCCGGGCCGCAGCAGCAGCTCGGTGCCCACTGACTCCCCCACACTCCGTTCACCGCTCCGTTGGATCCAGAAGAAGAGAGCCGACCAATGAAGATCAGCAATCGCAGCAGCAGCAGAAGGACAGGCGGGCGCCGGACATCCGCCGTCGTCGCCCTGGGGGCCGTGCTCGCGCTGACCGCCACCGCCTGCGGTGACGACGGCAGCGGGGCGGGCGGCGACAAGGGTGCCGAGGGCAGCGGCAAGGGAAAGATCGTCTTCTGGGACAACAACGGCGGTATCCGTACGGCCGTCTGGAAGGAGATCATCGCCGACTTCGAGAAGGCGAACCCGGACATCGACGTGCAGTACGTCGGGATCGCCGCCACCGAGTACCAGTCCAAGGTCGACACCGCCATCCAGGGCGGCGGCCTGCCGGACGTCGGCGGTGTCGGCGCGGCGATGCTCGCAGGGTTCTCGGCCCAGAAGGCGCTGGAGCCGCTGGACGACCGGCTCGCCAAGTCGTCCCTGAGCGGCAAGCTCAACAAGGACATGGTCGAGTCCCTGAAGGCGGCCGGCGGCGGTGACGGCACGCTGTACTCGGTGCCGACCTCCGCGAACAACGGTGTCCTGTACTACCGCACCGACCTGTTCGAGAAGGCCGGGCTGGACGCGCCGACGACGTGGGACAAGTTCTACGAGGCCGCCGAGAAGCTGACCGACGAGGACGAGAACGAGTTCGGCTACACCATCCGCGGCGGCTCCGGCTCCATCGCCCAGGCGCTCGACGCGATGTACGGGCAGTCCGGCATCACCTCGTTCTGGGACGCCGGCAAGAAGAAGACGACCGTCAACGACCCGAAGAACGTCGAGGCGCTGGAGAAGTACGCGGCCCTCTACAAGAAGGCCACGCCGGCCGCCGACGTCAACAACGACTTCGCCAAGATGGTCGCCCAGTGGGACTCCGGCACGATCGGCATGCTCAACCACAACCTGGGCTCCTACCAGGACCACGTGAAGGCGCTCGGCGTCGAGAAGTTCCGCGGTATCCCGCAGCCGGTCGGTGCCTCCGGCAAGCGGGTGCAGGTGTCCAACCCGGTCGACGGGCTCGGCGTCTTCAAGAGCTCCGAGAACAAGGAGGCCGCCTGGAAGTTCATCGAGTTCGCCACCTCGCCCGAGCAGAACTCGAGGTTCAACGAGTCGGCGGGGCAGGTGCCGTCGAACACCGAGGCCGCGAAGGACGAGTGGATCCAGAAGGCGGAGCCGACGAAGCTGGCGGCCGAGGCGCTGAACGACGGGTCCACGACCATCGTCCAGCTCCCGTACTACCTGCCGGACTGGAACACGCTGTCCAAGTCGGAGAGCGAGCCGGGGTTCCAGAAGGTGCTGCTCGGTGAGATGAGCGCGAAGGACTTCCTGGACGGGCTGGCCGAGAAGCTGAACGAGGCGCAGGCCGAGTGGACCGAGCAGATGGGTTAGCCGGTTCCGGGTTTCGCCGTGGGACGGTCCGTGGTGCGCGGGCTGCGGGCCGTCCCCGACCGGCCGCGCCCACGCGGCGCGGCCGCATGCCGATCCAGCCCCGCGCCCCTGGTCGATCCCCTCACCGCTCCCGAAAGGTGTGCCGGCGTGTCCGTTACCCGAAGACAGATCACTACCGCAGCGCTTGCCTCCGTCCCCCTGGCGTTCGCCGCCACCGGCACCGCGCAAGCCGGCGGACGCCGCCCCCGGACCCTCTACATCGCCGGTGATTCCACCGCCGCGCAGAAGTACGCCGACGCCGCGCCCGAGACCGGGTGGGGCATGGCACTGCCCTTCTTCCTCCGCAAGGACCTCCGC
Coding sequences within it:
- a CDS encoding PmoA family protein, translated to MTGNDTPVLRVAGRPVGRYVTRPELPTRLSPRPYLHPVTTLAGTAVTEFGPADHLHHLGVGVAVPDVEGHNFWGGRTYVRGRGPTELDNHGAQRHSAFQLRDPDGFVEELRWVAAGGELLRERRTVAATGLTATAWALDFTFSLTNVTPDPLTIGSPATNGRPGAAYGGFFWRARKESAAPGVFTADRAGEGAVHGTRADWLALTGETWTLVFAGATDRTRRDPWFVRTEEYPGVGSSLAHDERLAVAPGDTVVRRIVTVVADGRLDADGAATLVRKAVSP
- a CDS encoding glycoside hydrolase family 43 protein; this encodes MTPEIAETYTNPVLNADWSDPDVVRVGDDFYLTASSFGRVPGLPLLHSRDLVNWSLVGHALPRLEPAAAFAAPRHDCGVWAPSLRHHAGRFWIFWGDPDHGIFQVNAPEIRGPWTSPHLVKPGKGLIDPCPLWDDEQGEAYLVHAWARSRSGIKNRLTGHRMHPDGTGLLDEGKVIVDADRLPGWFTLEGPKLYRHDGWFWILAPAGGVETGWQGAFRSRGFFGPYEEKVVLEQKDTDVNGPHQGGWVRTAAGEDWFLHFQQRGAYGRVVHLQPMRWGTDGWPVLGRDGAPVTEHARPALPPQPPAAPATDDDFPGGRFGRQWSWTANPRDGWATQHSGDGLRLACVRSADAHDLRGLPSVLTQRLPGGPAVIEVELRLDSEEPGARAGLAVLGDAYRWIGLQRGADGTVHLVHRFAEPVARAERDADHPRPAPGGRVRLRIEAAPGARCRFSYDLGDGPRPTGQEFAATPWRWVGALIGLFALAPAGQGHAGAATFTRFRIGPR
- a CDS encoding pectate lyase family protein, whose product is MTHLRSKRLPGTGRTLAAVLGLVAALALGTVGETQAAPAHETGAPRHSDRAHGFASLAGGTTGGAGGEVVTVTDQAALAKYAAAKEPYVIRVAGSIAVAPFGSDIVVGSDKTIIGVGDTGEIVHGELHLNPGTHNVIIRNLTIRDSYVEGDWDGKTTDFDAIQMDSVHHVWIDHNRLTHMGDGLLDIRKDSEYVTVSYNRFENHNKALGIGWTDNVRTQITIDHNWFTGTKQRNPSADNCAYAHLYNNYLSAQVADGDPLWTYGNWARGATRMVIENSYYDGVQHPYQADATAELVQRGSILKDTAGRHDAWGDAFEPRDFYDYRLDPAAAVPALVKRFSGPQQQLGAH
- a CDS encoding ABC transporter substrate-binding protein, with the protein product MKISNRSSSRRTGGRRTSAVVALGAVLALTATACGDDGSGAGGDKGAEGSGKGKIVFWDNNGGIRTAVWKEIIADFEKANPDIDVQYVGIAATEYQSKVDTAIQGGGLPDVGGVGAAMLAGFSAQKALEPLDDRLAKSSLSGKLNKDMVESLKAAGGGDGTLYSVPTSANNGVLYYRTDLFEKAGLDAPTTWDKFYEAAEKLTDEDENEFGYTIRGGSGSIAQALDAMYGQSGITSFWDAGKKKTTVNDPKNVEALEKYAALYKKATPAADVNNDFAKMVAQWDSGTIGMLNHNLGSYQDHVKALGVEKFRGIPQPVGASGKRVQVSNPVDGLGVFKSSENKEAAWKFIEFATSPEQNSRFNESAGQVPSNTEAAKDEWIQKAEPTKLAAEALNDGSTTIVQLPYYLPDWNTLSKSESEPGFQKVLLGEMSAKDFLDGLAEKLNEAQAEWTEQMG